The Xenopus tropicalis strain Nigerian chromosome 7, UCB_Xtro_10.0, whole genome shotgun sequence genome includes a region encoding these proteins:
- the LOC108648065 gene encoding olfactory receptor 8H1-like gives MSISCFHTQEGLLETMVSRSRENVSGFIIQGFSDTPELHISLFVLFLVIYLIILLGNLIIFLVISCNPHLHTPMYIFLQNLSLIDISFTSNILPNLLHILLTQQNNISFLGCMTQLYVFVSLASSEYFLLTAMAYDRYVAICDPLHYIARMSRKHCAGLITAAFTVGFVDPISHVVLISKLSYCASHLINHFFCDISPLLKLSCSSTFIVELLIYINGTLLFFSSFLLTLASYIFIISAILKIQSSEGRQKAFSTCASHLACVITLYGTIFCLYMRPTTSYSLKRDKYFSLLYIALGPVLNPFIYTLKNREFQSSLNKLRQKCFFYFK, from the coding sequence ATGTCTATTTCCTGCTTTCATACACAGGAAGGATTACTTGAAACAATGGTGTCAAGAAGTcgagaaaatgtttcaggattcatcatccaagggttctctgatactcctgagcttcatatctctctttttgtgctattccttgtaatctatctcatcattctgctgggaaatctcatcatattcttagtcatttcatgcaatcctcacttacacacccccatgtacatattcttgcagaacctttcactcatagacatttctttcacctcaaatattttacctaatttgctacatattcttctcacacaacaaaataacatttcattcttggggtgtatgactcaattgtatgtgtttgtgtctttggcttccagtgaatactttctcctgacggccatggcatatgatcgttatgttgccatctgtgatccccttcattacattgcccgaatgagcaggaaacactgtgctgggcttataactgcagcattcactgttgggtttgttgACCCTATTAGCCATGTTGttcttatatctaaactatcatattgtgcttcccatcttattaaccattttttctgtgatatctcaccattgctaaaactttcctgcagcagcacttttattgtggaacttttaatttacattaatggAACATTGCTTTttttcagttccttcctccttactctggcctcctacatatttatcatctctgctatcctgaaaatacaatcctcagaggggagacaaaaagccttttctacctgtgcttctcacctggcctgtgtgataaccctttatgggacaatattttgcctgtatatgagacccaccacaagttattccctaaaaagggacaagtatttctcactgctgtacattgccctgggccctgtgctaaatccttttatttacacactgaaaaatagagaatttcaatcttccctaAATAAATTGAGGCagaaatgtttcttttattttaaatga
- the LOC116412175 gene encoding olfactory receptor 5M11-like — protein sequence MVSRCRENVSEFIIQGFSDTPELQIPLFVLILGIYLIILLGNLIIFLVISCNPHLHTPMYIFLQNLSLIDISFTSDILPNLLHILLTKENSISFLGCMTQMYVFLSLASSEYFLLTAMAYDRYVAICDPLHYIARMSRKHCAGLITAAFTVGFGATASFVVLVSRLSYCASHLINHFFCDISPLLKLSCSSTFIVELLIYINGTLLFFSSFLLILTSYIFIISAILKIKSSDGRKKAFSTCASHLACVITLYGTVFCLYMRPTTSYSLKRDKFFSLLYIVLGPVLNPLIYTLKNTDFQSFLNKLRKKCLFNLF from the coding sequence ATGGTGTCAAGATGTCGAGAAAATGTTTCAgaattcatcatccaagggttctctgatactcctgagcttcaaatccCTCTTTTTGTGCtaatccttggaatctatctcatcattctgctgggaaatctcatcatattcttagtcatttcatgcaatcctcacttacacacccccatgtacatattcttgcagaacctttcactcatagacatttcttttacGTCAGATATTTTAcccaatttgctacatattcttctcacaaaAGAAAACagcatttcattcttggggtgtatgactcaaatgtatgtttttttgtcCTTGGCttccagtgaatactttctcctgacggccatggcatatgatcgttatgttgccatctgtgatccccttcattacattgcccgaatgagcaggaaacactgtgctgggcttataactgcagcattcactgttggtttTGGTGCAACAGCCAGTTTTGTTGTCCTTGTGTCTagactatcatattgtgcttcccatcttattaaccattttttctgtgatatttcaccattgctaaaactttcctgcagcagcacttttattgtggaacttttaatttacattaatggAACATTGCTTTttttcagttccttcctccttattctgacctcatacatatttatcatctctgctattttgaaaataaaatccTCAGATGGGAgaaaaaaagccttttctacctgtgcttctcacctggcctgtgtgataaccctttatgggacagtattttgcctgtatatgagacccaccacaagttattctcTAAAAAGAGACAAGTTTTTTTccctgctgtacattgtcctgggccctgtgctaaatcctctcatttacacactaaaaaatacagattttcaATCCTTCCTAAATAAATTGAggaagaaatgtttatttaatttattttag